A single Bacteroidota bacterium DNA region contains:
- a CDS encoding organic solvent tolerance protein OstA — MKVRSLMLDVRCSTSNFKPLTSNFKRLLCLSLIPLYLIPYSSFAQQSAKKIELLHANSLEFDESLGKEVKRLLGNVSFKHEDALLFCDSAYLYPNNSMDAFSHVRIQQGDSVNIYGDMLKYNGNARMAELHKNVRYVQGNTTLTTELLYYDMKAGQANYPNGGTIVSKQNTLTSELGYFNPKKSFYSFKKNVVLINPEYKINCDTLNYNGANNTAYFLGPTHIKGTDTYVYCESGWYNTDNDLALFRKNAYIVSQGQKMQGDSIFLDKQKNLGRAMGNVSIIDTAEHIVVSGDWALHQGKLETSTVTGSAVLKEYFDNDTLFLHGDTLRSVDTHPLNTKNEKDTSITWRKLFAWHKVKFYKSDMQGNCDSLVYSSKDSLMRMFRHPVLWSEKNQLTAEKIEIKIVEGEIKNMYLDKLAFIISKEDSLKYNQIKGKKMTGYFKDNKLSKIHVEGNGETIYFAKDKEKLIGVNKAMCSNLMIYVKDEEVKKITFLKKPDATLFPMKEFTPEDFKLKDFVWREKERPLSFADIFR; from the coding sequence ATGAAAGTCAGAAGTTTGATGTTAGATGTTAGATGTTCAACTTCAAACTTCAAACCTCTAACCTCTAACTTCAAACGGTTGCTCTGCCTTTCCCTTATACCTTTATACCTTATTCCTTATTCCTCCTTTGCGCAGCAAAGCGCAAAAAAAATAGAACTCCTCCATGCCAACTCGCTTGAGTTTGACGAATCGCTCGGCAAAGAGGTGAAGCGCCTTCTCGGAAATGTTTCTTTCAAACACGAAGATGCCCTTCTCTTCTGCGACAGCGCCTATCTCTATCCCAATAATTCCATGGATGCTTTCAGCCACGTGCGCATTCAGCAGGGCGATTCGGTAAACATTTATGGCGACATGCTGAAGTACAACGGCAATGCCCGCATGGCGGAACTCCACAAAAATGTGCGCTACGTGCAGGGAAACACCACGCTCACCACCGAACTTCTTTATTACGACATGAAAGCCGGGCAGGCGAATTATCCCAATGGCGGAACCATTGTGAGCAAACAAAACACACTCACCAGCGAACTCGGTTACTTCAATCCGAAGAAAAGTTTTTACTCCTTCAAGAAAAATGTGGTACTCATCAATCCCGAATATAAAATCAACTGCGACACGCTCAATTACAATGGCGCAAACAACACCGCGTATTTCCTCGGTCCCACGCACATCAAAGGCACCGACACCTACGTGTATTGCGAAAGCGGCTGGTACAACACCGATAACGATTTAGCCCTATTCCGCAAAAATGCCTACATCGTTTCGCAAGGGCAGAAAATGCAGGGCGACAGCATTTTCCTTGACAAGCAAAAAAACCTTGGGCGCGCTATGGGAAATGTTTCCATCATTGACACGGCAGAACATATTGTCGTTTCGGGCGATTGGGCGCTTCACCAGGGAAAACTGGAAACATCTACCGTTACCGGCAGCGCGGTGCTGAAAGAATATTTTGACAACGACACGCTCTTCCTGCATGGCGATACGCTTCGCTCGGTGGACACGCATCCGCTTAACACCAAAAATGAAAAAGACACTTCCATTACCTGGCGGAAATTATTTGCCTGGCATAAAGTGAAATTCTACAAGAGCGATATGCAGGGCAATTGCGATTCGCTGGTTTATTCTTCGAAGGATTCGCTCATGCGCATGTTCCGCCATCCCGTTCTCTGGAGCGAAAAAAACCAACTCACTGCCGAGAAGATTGAAATCAAAATTGTGGAAGGAGAAATTAAAAACATGTATCTCGATAAACTTGCGTTCATCATTTCAAAAGAGGATTCTCTGAAGTACAATCAAATCAAAGGAAAGAAAATGACGGGCTATTTCAAAGACAACAAACTTTCGAAGATTCACGTGGAAGGAAACGGAGAAACAATTTATTTCGCCAAAGACAAAGAAAAATTAATTGGCGTGAACAAAGCGATGTGCAGCAACCTCATGATTTATGTGAAGGACGAGGAAGTGAAAAAAATTACCTTCCTCAAAAAACCCGATGCCACGCTTTTCCCTATGAAAGAATTTACTCCCGAAGATTTCAAACTGAAGGACTTTGTGTGGCGGGAAAAAGAACGCCCGCTTTCGTTTGCCGATATTTTCAGATAA
- a CDS encoding tetratricopeptide repeat protein, with protein sequence MKTYFLSLCFLLSALYSSAQHSKTDSLLLIFKTAKQDTDKVNTLNTLCFQLQNTGDYANAMEYGLKAYQLAEKNNFQKGTGTALNYIGLIYNQQGNYPKALDYFLRSLKIREQAGNKKDIASTINNLGTVYYAEKNYFKALDYYLQALKIREEIGNKKGIASSSRNIGIIYYYYKKDYDRAQEYFSKALGMYEALDDKQGVAYSLNDIGIIYKEKEEYQKSLENYFRAIKLFDEINDKRGIIYSMNNIGAVFSRQKKYSKAIEEYNKSVSLSNEIGYIEGSKDAYQSLSEIHKQNGDYKKALQYYEQFILFRDSIFNEQNIKNIARSSMEFEFEKKEAVTKAENEKQAAVAAAESRKQKIVIWSAICGLLLVIVFAVFMFNRWRITKKQKKIIEEKQKEILASIRYAARIQKCMMPNEKWIEKTIRRLKGQK encoded by the coding sequence ATGAAAACATATTTCCTTTCTCTCTGCTTTCTACTCTCTGCTCTCTACTCCTCCGCTCAGCACTCCAAAACCGATTCTCTTTTACTCATATTCAAAACTGCAAAACAAGACACCGATAAGGTGAATACCTTAAACACCCTTTGTTTCCAATTGCAAAACACGGGCGACTATGCAAATGCAATGGAGTACGGGTTGAAAGCATATCAGTTGGCTGAAAAAAATAATTTTCAGAAAGGAACGGGCACAGCGCTGAATTACATCGGGCTTATTTATAACCAGCAGGGAAATTATCCCAAGGCATTAGATTATTTTTTAAGGTCATTAAAAATTCGCGAACAAGCGGGCAATAAAAAAGATATCGCTTCTACAATAAATAATCTTGGCACAGTTTATTATGCTGAAAAGAATTATTTCAAAGCGCTTGATTATTACCTGCAGGCATTAAAGATACGCGAGGAAATAGGAAACAAAAAAGGCATTGCTTCTTCTTCCAGAAATATAGGAATCATTTATTACTACTATAAAAAGGATTACGATAGAGCGCAGGAGTATTTTTCAAAAGCATTAGGCATGTATGAAGCGCTTGATGACAAACAGGGTGTTGCCTATTCGCTTAACGATATTGGAATTATTTATAAAGAAAAAGAGGAATACCAGAAATCATTGGAAAATTATTTCAGGGCGATAAAATTATTTGACGAAATAAATGACAAGCGCGGAATTATTTATTCAATGAATAATATCGGGGCAGTATTTAGCAGGCAAAAAAAATATTCAAAGGCAATAGAAGAATATAATAAAAGCGTATCTCTTTCGAATGAAATAGGGTATATTGAGGGAAGCAAGGATGCGTATCAATCACTGAGCGAGATACACAAGCAAAATGGCGATTACAAAAAAGCACTTCAATATTACGAGCAGTTCATCCTGTTTCGTGACAGCATATTCAATGAGCAGAACATAAAAAATATTGCGAGGAGCTCAATGGAATTTGAGTTTGAGAAAAAGGAAGCCGTAACAAAAGCGGAGAATGAAAAGCAAGCGGCAGTGGCAGCGGCAGAAAGCAGAAAACAAAAAATCGTTATCTGGTCTGCGATTTGCGGTTTATTGCTGGTTATTGTGTTTGCTGTTTTTATGTTTAACCGATGGAGGATAACGAAGAAGCAGAAAAAAATTATTGAAGAAAAACAAAAAGAAATTTTAGCCAGCATTCGCTACGCAGCCCGCATTCAAAAGTGCATGATGCCGAATGAGAAGTGGATTGAGAAAACAATAAGACGACTCAAAGGGCAAAAATAA
- a CDS encoding GIY-YIG nuclease family protein, with protein MKIHLYYVYILTNKNHTVLYTGVINDLVRRTFEHKKKLIKGFTEKYNVDKLLYFEKFDFIDLAIAREKQIKGYSGAKKIALINKQNPEWKDLYENGKIEIPVSEKRGSSFGNNK; from the coding sequence ATGAAAATCCATTTATATTATGTTTACATTCTAACCAATAAGAATCATACTGTTCTTTATACCGGTGTAATTAATGATTTAGTAAGAAGAACATTCGAACACAAAAAGAAATTGATTAAGGGATTTACAGAAAAATATAATGTAGATAAATTGCTTTACTTTGAGAAATTTGATTTCATTGATTTGGCAATTGCCAGAGAGAAACAAATCAAAGGATATTCGGGAGCGAAAAAGATTGCGCTCATCAATAAGCAGAATCCTGAATGGAAGGACTTGTATGAAAATGGAAAGATAGAGATTCCTGTTTCTGAAAAAAGAGGTTCCTCGTTTGGAAATAATAAATGA